One segment of Alnus glutinosa chromosome 2, dhAlnGlut1.1, whole genome shotgun sequence DNA contains the following:
- the LOC133860010 gene encoding uridine/cytidine kinase UKL1, chloroplastic isoform X2 codes for MPGETTSIDYVMEAASGPHFSGLRLDGLLSSPPASATSSPAHRSSSSASAFSALAADSNPPKQPFVIGVSGGTASGKTTVCDMIIQQLHDHRVVLVNQDSFYRGLTPEESERVHEYNFDHPDAFDTEQLLDCIQKLKSGQAYQVPIYDFKTHRRCSDSFRLVNASDVIILEGILVFHDQHVRNLMNMKIFVDTDADVRLARRIRRDTVERGRDINSVLEQKYADVIIPRGGDNHVAIDLIVQHIQTKLGQHNLCKIYPNVYVIQSTFQIRGMHTLIRDREISKHDFIFYSDRLIRLVVEHGLGHLPFTEKQVVTPTASVYTGVDFCKKLCGVSIVRSGESMENALRACCKGIKIGKILIHRDGDNGKQLIYEKLPKDISERHVLLLDPVLATGNSANQAIELLIQKGVPESHIIFLNLISAPEGIHCVYKRFPSLKIVTSEIDVALNEEFRVIPGMGEFGDRYFGTDD; via the exons ATGCCGGGGGAGACAACTTCGATTGACTACGTGATGGAGGCGGCTTCCGGCCCCCACTTCTCCGGTCTCCGTCTCGACGGCCTCCTATCGTCTCCACCGGCTTCGGCGACTTCTTCTCCGGCGCATCGCTCCTCGTCTTCGGCTTCCGCTTTCTCAGCCTTAGCCGCCGACTCCAACCCCCCCAAACAGCCATTCGTCATCG gagtttCGGGAGGTACAGCTTCGGGTAAGACCACAGTGTGTGATATGATCATCCAACAACTGCATGATCACCGTGTGGTGCTGGTCAATCAG GATTCGTTTTACCGTGGCTTGACTCCTGAAGAGTCCGAGCGTGTGCATGAGTATAACTTTGATCATCCTG ATGCTTTTGACACGGAGCAGCTTCTGGATTGCATTCAGAAGCTCAAATCTGGGCAAGCTTACCAAGTTCCAATTTATGACTTTAAGACTCATCGCCGCTGCTCCGATAGTTTCCGGCTG GTAAATGCTTCTGATGTTATTATATTAGAGGGAATTCTGGTTTTCCATGATCAACATGTCCGCAACTTGATGAATATGAAGATTTTTGTTGATACAG ATGCTGATGTGAGACTTGCTCGTAGAATAAGACGTGATACAGTTGAGAGGGGCAGGGACATAAACTCTGTTCTTGAACAG AAGTATGCTGATGTGATCATTCCACGAGGAGGTGATAATCATGTCGCCATTGACTTGATTGTGCAACATATCCAGACAAAGCTCGGTCAGCATAACCTCTGCAAAATATATCCCAATGTTTATGTTATTCAGTCAACATTTCAG ATAAGAGGTATGCATACACTGATTAGAGACCGGGAGATATCGAAGCATgactttatattttattcagaTCGACTTATTCGTCTG GTTGTGGAGCATGGCCTTGGCCATCTGCCATTCACTGAGAAGCAAGTAGTTACTCCAACAG CATCGGTATATACTGGGGTTGACTTTTGCAAGAAATTGTGTGGGGTTTCCATCGTTCGAAG TGGTGAAAGCATGGAAAACGCATTGCGCGCATGCTGTAAAGgaataaaaattggaaaaattttaATTCACCGTGATGGAGATAACGGGAAGCAG CTTATATATGAGAAGCTTCCCAAGGATATATCTGAACGGCATGTCCTGCTTCTAGACCCTGTACTTGCTACAG GGAATTCTGCTAACCAAGCAATTGAACTACTCATACAGAAAGGAGTTCCAGAATCCCACATTATATTCCTAAACCTCATCTCT GCCCCTGAGGGAATCCATTGTGTTTACAAAAGGTTCCCATCCTTGAAAATAGTCACCTCTGAGATTGATGTTGCGCTAAATGAAGAATTTCGTGTCATACCGGGTATGGGTGAGTTTGGTGATCGTTACTTTGGCACTGACGATTGA
- the LOC133860010 gene encoding uridine/cytidine kinase UKL1, chloroplastic isoform X3: MPGETTSIDYVMEAASGPHFSGLRLDGLLSSPPASATSSPAHRSSSSASAFSALAADSNPPKQPFVIGVSGGTASGKTTVCDMIIQQLHDHRVVLVNQDSFYRGLTPEESERVHEYNFDHPDAFDTEQLLDCIQKLKSGQAYQVPIYDFKTHRRCSDSFRLVNASDVIILEGILVFHDQHVRNLMNMKIFVDTDADVRLARRIRRDTVERGRDINSVLEQYADVIIPRGGDNHVAIDLIVQHIQTKLGQHNLCKIYPNVYVIQSTFQIRGMHTLIRDREISKHDFIFYSDRLIRLVVEHGLGHLPFTEKQVVTPTASVYTGVDFCKKLCGVSIVRSGESMENALRACCKGIKIGKILIHRDGDNGKQLIYEKLPKDISERHVLLLDPVLATGNSANQAIELLIQKGVPESHIIFLNLISAPEGIHCVYKRFPSLKIVTSEIDVALNEEFRVIPGMGEFGDRYFGTDD, from the exons ATGCCGGGGGAGACAACTTCGATTGACTACGTGATGGAGGCGGCTTCCGGCCCCCACTTCTCCGGTCTCCGTCTCGACGGCCTCCTATCGTCTCCACCGGCTTCGGCGACTTCTTCTCCGGCGCATCGCTCCTCGTCTTCGGCTTCCGCTTTCTCAGCCTTAGCCGCCGACTCCAACCCCCCCAAACAGCCATTCGTCATCG gagtttCGGGAGGTACAGCTTCGGGTAAGACCACAGTGTGTGATATGATCATCCAACAACTGCATGATCACCGTGTGGTGCTGGTCAATCAG GATTCGTTTTACCGTGGCTTGACTCCTGAAGAGTCCGAGCGTGTGCATGAGTATAACTTTGATCATCCTG ATGCTTTTGACACGGAGCAGCTTCTGGATTGCATTCAGAAGCTCAAATCTGGGCAAGCTTACCAAGTTCCAATTTATGACTTTAAGACTCATCGCCGCTGCTCCGATAGTTTCCGGCTG GTAAATGCTTCTGATGTTATTATATTAGAGGGAATTCTGGTTTTCCATGATCAACATGTCCGCAACTTGATGAATATGAAGATTTTTGTTGATACAG ATGCTGATGTGAGACTTGCTCGTAGAATAAGACGTGATACAGTTGAGAGGGGCAGGGACATAAACTCTGTTCTTGAACAG TATGCTGATGTGATCATTCCACGAGGAGGTGATAATCATGTCGCCATTGACTTGATTGTGCAACATATCCAGACAAAGCTCGGTCAGCATAACCTCTGCAAAATATATCCCAATGTTTATGTTATTCAGTCAACATTTCAG ATAAGAGGTATGCATACACTGATTAGAGACCGGGAGATATCGAAGCATgactttatattttattcagaTCGACTTATTCGTCTG GTTGTGGAGCATGGCCTTGGCCATCTGCCATTCACTGAGAAGCAAGTAGTTACTCCAACAG CATCGGTATATACTGGGGTTGACTTTTGCAAGAAATTGTGTGGGGTTTCCATCGTTCGAAG TGGTGAAAGCATGGAAAACGCATTGCGCGCATGCTGTAAAGgaataaaaattggaaaaattttaATTCACCGTGATGGAGATAACGGGAAGCAG CTTATATATGAGAAGCTTCCCAAGGATATATCTGAACGGCATGTCCTGCTTCTAGACCCTGTACTTGCTACAG GGAATTCTGCTAACCAAGCAATTGAACTACTCATACAGAAAGGAGTTCCAGAATCCCACATTATATTCCTAAACCTCATCTCT GCCCCTGAGGGAATCCATTGTGTTTACAAAAGGTTCCCATCCTTGAAAATAGTCACCTCTGAGATTGATGTTGCGCTAAATGAAGAATTTCGTGTCATACCGGGTATGGGTGAGTTTGGTGATCGTTACTTTGGCACTGACGATTGA
- the LOC133860015 gene encoding uncharacterized protein At4g15970-like: protein MRGSRLIKPPWIPTVAFLIAFLIFLFLHQSYELTGMAEKIRLLNAQSNAGATELVQVLRRASMADRTVILTILDETWASPGSVLDLFLESFRIGQGTKRFLNHLVVVALDNQAFQYCNSLHPHCFQLAPFESKIAAEKGLTSPDLLLLNKMRNVIMLQVIELGYNLVFTEADLMWFRSPLADFHPTYQITVPCDFTLQSGRNKPDKGIFYMKSDDIAVEFLKYWQFERVVYPNSLDQSLCEMTTRLDIVDMLGVKIKYLDTGNFGGFCEGSKDMSEVYTMHAACCDNVKSKVHDLRLLLDDWINFTARLSANASLGPSSFSWRAPKKCMR, encoded by the exons ATGAGGGGGTCGAGACTGATCAAGCCTCCATGGATTCCTACAGTAGCTTTCTTGATCGCTTTCCTTATATTCTTGTTTTTACATCAATCTTATGAACTAACTGGAATGGCAGAAAAAATAAGGCTTCTCAATGCTCAATCT AACGCAGGAGCCACAGAATTGGTGCAAGTTTTGAGGAGAGCATCCATGGCAGACAGAACAGTCATACTGACCATTCTTGATGAAACATGGGCAAGTCCAGGCTCTGTTCTTGATCTCTTCCTAGAGAGCTTCCGAATTGGCCAAGGGACCAAACGGTTCTTGAATCACCTTGTGGTTGTTGCTTTGGATAATCAAGCATTTCAATACTGCAATTCCCTACATCCCCATTGCTTCCAACTTGCACCATTTGAATCCAAAATTGCTGCAGAAAAGGGACTCACAAGCCCAGATCTCCTCCTGCTCAATAAAATGAGAAATGTCATTATGCTGCAAGTGATTGAATTGGGTTACAATTTAGTATTCACG GAAGCAGATCTGATGTGGTTTAGGAGTCCACTAGCAGACTTCCATCCTACATATCAAATCACAGTTCCATGTGATTTCACTCTTCAAAGTGGAAGAAACAAGCCCGATAAGGGGATCTTTTACATGAAATCTGATGATATTGCAGTCGAGTTCTTGAAGTACTGGCAATTCGAGAGGGTTGTATATCCTAACTCTCTGGATCAATCCCTCTGTGAGATGACTACGCGCCTTGACATAGTTGACATGCTTGGAGTGAAGATCAAATATCTGGACACGGGTAATTTTGGTGGGTTTTGTGAGGGTAGTAAGGATATGAGTGAAGTTTACACCATGCATGCAGCCTGCTGCGACAATGTAAAGAGTAAGGTCCATGACCTGAGGCTTCTTCTCGATGACTGGATAAACTTCACGGCAAGACTGTCGGCGAATGCTAGTCTGGGGCCGTCCTCTTTTTCATGGAGAGCTCCAAAAAAATGCATGAGATGA
- the LOC133860014 gene encoding uncharacterized protein LOC133860014, with protein MPLCLLSTRPPSPLITCHASPGALRTRLAPPPPPPPSLPPNPNPTPLPSLTCALQCPHFQSCSGCTQELNLHRPTILDEATEFFKSLGVSNFTFDSCKLWGWRCRAKLAVRGSTESPLIGLYQEGTHNVVDIPHCKAHHPNINAAVELLRQGIIEMNVEPYDEDQGTGDLRYVQMAVTTYNTSLRASERYRNGKVQVALVWNSRNENSSNSNKLNALANFLWRNGGPKSNLHLIHSVWANFQTSSNNIIFGNRWRHLLGERDFWEHVGGIDISLAPSSFGQANTRAFDVLLRKLQKYVPFGASVADLYAGAGAIGLSLAATRKCRSVRCIEINKESKLSFEKTADRLSHIIESSVSWHQADASKEPRSWIVGSDVIVVDPPRKGLDPSLVDALQSIPTMEHKAKSSFESPRSKVKDEKRPWILRAREASVQIGSKTTSDDIEALPETLIYISCGWESFKEDCESLLSSKAWHLEKAHGYNFFPGTQSIEVLAVFKRGQGVGLRKKKSGKKKKKRL; from the exons ATGCCTCTGTGCCTCCTCTCTACTCGCCCACCCTCCCCTCTCATCACCTGCCACGCGTCCCCCGGAGCACTGCGTACCCGCCTTGcccctccaccaccaccaccgcctTCTTTGCctccaaaccctaacccaaccCCTCTCCCCTCGCTAACCTGCGCCCTCCAGTGCCCTCACTTCCAATC GTGCTCCGGGTGTACTCAGGAGCTCAATCTCCACCGTCCGACCATCCTCGACGAGGCCACCGAGTTCTTCAAGAGCCTCGGGGTTTCAAACTTCACGTTTGATAGTTGTAAACTG TGGGGATGGCGGTGCCGCGCAAAACTGGCGGTTCGCGGCTCGACGGAAAGCCCTCTCATCGGGCTCTATCAGGAGGGTACTCATAATGTGGTGGACATTCCTCACTGTAAAG CTCACCATCCGAATATTAATGCCGCCGTGGAACTGCTTAGACAAG GTATTATTGAGATGAATGTTGAGCCGTATGATGAGGATCAGGGGACTGGTGATTTGCGATATGTTCAG ATGGCCGTGACAACATACAACACATCCCTTCGGGCCTCTGAAAGATATAGAAATG GTAAAGTGCAGGTTGCTCTAGTTTGGAATTCGAGAAATGAGAATTCCTCcaattcaaataaacttaatGCCTTGGCCAAT TTTTTATGGAGAAATGGTGGGCCAAAGAGCAATCTTCATTTAATTCATTCTGTGTGGGCTAACTTTCAGACATCAAGTAATAAT ATAATTTTTGGGAATAGATGGAGACATCTTTTAGGAGAGAGAGACTTCTGGGAACATGTTGGCGGAATTGATATTTCCTTGGCTCCATCCAGTTTTGGCCAAGCAAACACACGG GCTTTCGATGTCTTGCTTCGGAAGTTACAAAAGTATGTCCCTTTTGGTGCATCTGTTGCTGATTTGTATGCAGGAGCTGGTGCAATTGGATTATCATTAGCTGCCACCCGAAAATGCAG gtctGTTAGATGCATTGAGATTAACAAAGAATCAAAGTTGTCTTTTGAGAAGACAGCTGATCGCCTATCACACATTATTGAGAGTAGCGTCAGTTGGCATCAGGCAGACGCTTCAAAG GAACCTCGTTCTTGGATAGTGGGGTCTGATGTAATTGTAGTTGATCCTCCTAGAAAGGGACTGGACCCGTCTCTTGTTGATGCATTACAGAGTATACCAACAATGGAGCATAAAGCCAAGTCATCATTTGAAAG TCCTCGCTCAAAGGTCAAAGATGAAAAAAGACCATGGATTTTACGTGCAAGGGAAGCTTCAGTTCAGATTGGAAGCAAAACAACTTCAGATGACATTGAAGCACTGCCTGAAACCCTTATTTATATAAGCTGTGGATGGGAAAGCTTTAAAGAG GATTGCGAGTCATTGTTGTCAAGTAAGGCGTGGCATTTGGAAAAAGCTCATGGTTATAATTTCTTTCCCGGTACCCAGAG CATTGAGGTTTTGGCTGTGTTCAAGAGGGGTCAAGGAGTGGGCCTCAGGAAAAAGAAAtcaggaaagaaaaagaagaaacgcTTGTAG
- the LOC133860010 gene encoding uridine/cytidine kinase UKL1, chloroplastic isoform X1 produces the protein MPGETTSIDYVMEAASGPHFSGLRLDGLLSSPPASATSSPAHRSSSSASAFSALAADSNPPKQPFVIGVSGGTASGKTTVCDMIIQQLHDHRVVLVNQDSFYRGLTPEESERVHEYNFDHPDAFDTEQLLDCIQKLKSGQAYQVPIYDFKTHRRCSDSFRLVNASDVIILEGILVFHDQHVRNLMNMKIFVDTDADVRLARRIRRDTVERGRDINSVLEQYAKFVKPAFDDFVLPSKKYADVIIPRGGDNHVAIDLIVQHIQTKLGQHNLCKIYPNVYVIQSTFQIRGMHTLIRDREISKHDFIFYSDRLIRLVVEHGLGHLPFTEKQVVTPTASVYTGVDFCKKLCGVSIVRSGESMENALRACCKGIKIGKILIHRDGDNGKQLIYEKLPKDISERHVLLLDPVLATGNSANQAIELLIQKGVPESHIIFLNLISAPEGIHCVYKRFPSLKIVTSEIDVALNEEFRVIPGMGEFGDRYFGTDD, from the exons ATGCCGGGGGAGACAACTTCGATTGACTACGTGATGGAGGCGGCTTCCGGCCCCCACTTCTCCGGTCTCCGTCTCGACGGCCTCCTATCGTCTCCACCGGCTTCGGCGACTTCTTCTCCGGCGCATCGCTCCTCGTCTTCGGCTTCCGCTTTCTCAGCCTTAGCCGCCGACTCCAACCCCCCCAAACAGCCATTCGTCATCG gagtttCGGGAGGTACAGCTTCGGGTAAGACCACAGTGTGTGATATGATCATCCAACAACTGCATGATCACCGTGTGGTGCTGGTCAATCAG GATTCGTTTTACCGTGGCTTGACTCCTGAAGAGTCCGAGCGTGTGCATGAGTATAACTTTGATCATCCTG ATGCTTTTGACACGGAGCAGCTTCTGGATTGCATTCAGAAGCTCAAATCTGGGCAAGCTTACCAAGTTCCAATTTATGACTTTAAGACTCATCGCCGCTGCTCCGATAGTTTCCGGCTG GTAAATGCTTCTGATGTTATTATATTAGAGGGAATTCTGGTTTTCCATGATCAACATGTCCGCAACTTGATGAATATGAAGATTTTTGTTGATACAG ATGCTGATGTGAGACTTGCTCGTAGAATAAGACGTGATACAGTTGAGAGGGGCAGGGACATAAACTCTGTTCTTGAACAG TATGCAAAGTTTGTCAAGCCTgcttttgatgattttgttctCCCATCAAAGAAGTATGCTGATGTGATCATTCCACGAGGAGGTGATAATCATGTCGCCATTGACTTGATTGTGCAACATATCCAGACAAAGCTCGGTCAGCATAACCTCTGCAAAATATATCCCAATGTTTATGTTATTCAGTCAACATTTCAG ATAAGAGGTATGCATACACTGATTAGAGACCGGGAGATATCGAAGCATgactttatattttattcagaTCGACTTATTCGTCTG GTTGTGGAGCATGGCCTTGGCCATCTGCCATTCACTGAGAAGCAAGTAGTTACTCCAACAG CATCGGTATATACTGGGGTTGACTTTTGCAAGAAATTGTGTGGGGTTTCCATCGTTCGAAG TGGTGAAAGCATGGAAAACGCATTGCGCGCATGCTGTAAAGgaataaaaattggaaaaattttaATTCACCGTGATGGAGATAACGGGAAGCAG CTTATATATGAGAAGCTTCCCAAGGATATATCTGAACGGCATGTCCTGCTTCTAGACCCTGTACTTGCTACAG GGAATTCTGCTAACCAAGCAATTGAACTACTCATACAGAAAGGAGTTCCAGAATCCCACATTATATTCCTAAACCTCATCTCT GCCCCTGAGGGAATCCATTGTGTTTACAAAAGGTTCCCATCCTTGAAAATAGTCACCTCTGAGATTGATGTTGCGCTAAATGAAGAATTTCGTGTCATACCGGGTATGGGTGAGTTTGGTGATCGTTACTTTGGCACTGACGATTGA
- the LOC133860611 gene encoding uncharacterized protein LOC133860611, translating to MKNGAWFWPYARSDDLVEIQSQLHTVEVGDADEPVWNSRSGIYKCSDTWEKLREVHPVVEWWKIVWAPASIPRHSFMLWLVFRDALITKQRMCCWGYSGQILCPFCYGAQESREHLFFRCSFSRRIWTEIMAECSFYNVPLDWDDIVVWSLKVMQGKSLRAVLGRLCFGATVYHIWKQRNDLLHNITPRTEEAILTRVRWEARVKIVAKWKISHFRKNMNLVAKWNLHFLE from the coding sequence ATGAAGAATGGTGCTTGGTTTTGGCCTTATGCCCGGTCAGATGATCTTGTTGAGATTCAAAGTCAACTCCACACAGTTGAGGTTGGAGATGCTGATGAGCCAGTGTGGAATTCTCGAAGTGGCATATATAAGTGCTCGGACACTTGGGAAAAATTGAGAGAGGTGCATCCGGTAGTTGAATGGTGGAAGATTGTTTGGGCTCCTGCTTCTATCCCTCGGCATTCTTTCATGCTTTGGCTAGTTTTCAGGGATGCTTTGATCACTAAACAACGCATGTGTTGCTGGGGTTATTCAGGACAGATTCTCTGTCCTTTCTGCTATGGAGCTCAAGAGAGCCGTGAGCATCTTTTTTTTAGGTGCAGTTTCAGTAGGCGGATTTGGACTGAAATCATGGCTGAGTGTTCTTTTTACAATGTGCCTTTGGATTGGGATGATATTGTAGTCTGGAGCTTGAAGGTGATGCAGGGGAAAAGTTTAAGAGCAGTTTTGGGTCGACTGTGTTTTGGAGCTACTGTATACCATATATGGAAGCAGAGGAACGACCTTTTGCACAATATCACTCCACGCACGGAGGAAGCAATTTTGACTCGTGTTAGGTGGGAAGCTCGAGTGAAGATTGTAGCAAAATGGAAGATCAGCCATTTCAGGAAGAATATGAACCTTGTTGCTAAATGGAATTTGCATTTTCTGGAGTGA
- the LOC133860013 gene encoding chloride channel protein CLC-b — MEEESSQFTEAETTHNMEREADEEEIDPESNPLNQPLLKRSQTVSSNPLAMVGAKVSYIESLDYEINENDLFKHDWRSRSKAQVLQYIILKWALAFLVGLLTGLIATLINLAIENIAGYKLLAVLHFIQKKRFFMGFIYFTGANFLLTMAAAVLCVCFAPTAAGPGIPEIKAYLNGVDTPNMFGAATLIVKIFGSIAAVSAGLDLGKEGPLVHIGSCIASLLGQGGPNNYRLKWRWLQYFDNDRDRRDLITCGASSGVCAAFRAPVGGVLFALEEVATWWRSALLWRTFFSTAVVVVVLRAFIEICSSRECGLFGTGGLIMFDVSNVTVKYRVMDIIPVVVIGIIGGVLGSLYNYLLHKILRLYSLINQMGRIHKLLLSLSVSLFTSACQYGLPFLAECRPCDPSFSETECPTNGRSGNFKQFNCPNGYYNDLATLLLTTNDDAVRNIFSTNTSTEYQISSLLIFFALYCILGLFTFGIAVPSGLFLPIILMGSGYGRLLGIAMGSYTNIDQGLFAVLGAASLMAGSMRMTVSLCVIFLELTNNLLLLPITMIVLLIAKTAGDSFNPSIYEIILHLKGLPFLDAHPEPWMRNLTVGELADAKPQVVTLHGVEKVARIVDVLRNTKHNGFPVADDGAVPPVGLATGATELHGIILRAHLLQALKKKWFLTEKRRTEEWEVREKFTWVDLAGREGKIEEVAVTRDEMEMYIDLHPLTNTTPYTVLESMSVAKAMVLFRQVGLRHLLIVPKYQAAGVPPAVGILTRQDLRPYNILTAFPHLAASSKSREKEN, encoded by the exons ATGGAGGAAGAGTCGAGCCAATTTACAGAAGCAGAAACCACCCACAACATGGAAAGAGAAGCAGATGAAGAAGAAATAGACCCAGAAAGCAATCCGCTGAACCAGCCACTACTCAAGAGAAGCCAGACGGTTTCCTCCAATCCACTAGCCATGGTTGGAGCCAAAGTTTCCTATATAGAGAGCTTGGACTATGA GATCAATGAGAATGATCTGTTCAAGCATGACTGGAGAAGCAGATCCAAAGCCCAAGTATTGCAGTATATAATATTGAAATGGGCACTGGCATTCCTTGTTGGACTTCTTACTGGTTTAATTGCTACCCTCATCAATCTTGCCATTGAGAACATTGCTGGCTACAAGCTTCTGGCCGTTCTCCACTTCATTCAGAAGAAAAG GTTTTTTATGGGATTTATCTATTTCACGGGGGCTAATTTTCTTCTGACCATGGCTGCTGCTGTTTTATGCGTCTGTTTTGCACCAACTGCAGCTGGGCCTGGGATACCTGAAATCAAAGCTTATCTCAATGGAGTTGACACTCCCAACATGTTTGGCGCTGCAACATTGATCGTCAAG ATATTTGGTAGCATAGCAGCTGTCTCTGCTGGATTAGATCTGGGAAAAGAAGGGCCCTTGGTACACATTGGCAGCTGCATTGCTTCCTTATTAGGCCAAGGTGGGCCTAACAATTACAGGCTTAAATGGCGCTGGCTTCAGTACTTCGACAACGACAGGGACCGCCGTGATCTTATAACCTGCGGTGCTTCCTCGGGAGTTTGTGCAGCTTTCCGAGCTCCAGTAGGTGGTGTCCTCTTTGCCCTTGAAGAGGTTGCTACATGGTGGAGGAGTGCTCTCCTCTGGAGAACATTCTTCAGCACGGCAGTTGTGGTAGTGGTGCTCAGGGCTTTTATTGAAATATGCAGTTCTAGGGAATGTGGACTTTTCGGGACAGGAGGGCTTATCATGTTTGATGTGAGCAATGTTACTGTAAAGTATCGCGTGATGGATATCATCCCAGTAGTTGTAATTGGCATTATTGGTGGAGTTTTGGGAAGCCTTTACAACTATCTTCTGCACAAGATCCTCAGACTCTACAGTCTCATCAATCA GATGGGACGAATACATAAGCTCCTTCTCAGTCTCTCCGTCTCACTCTTCACCTCAGCGTGCCAATATGGTCTCCCTTTTCTAGCCGAATGCCGGCCTTGTGATCCCTCCTTTTCAGAGACTGAATGCCCCACCAATGGACGGTCAGGCAACTTCAAGCAATTTAATTGCCCGAATGGTTACTACAATGACCTAGCCACTCTACTCCTTACCACAAATGATGATGCTGTCCGAAACATCTTCTCCACAAACACTTCAACAGAATATCAAATCTCCTCCCTCCTAATCTTCTTTGCACTCTATTGCATCTTAGGACTGTTCACCTTTGGAATTGCTGTGCCGTCTGGACTTTTCCTCCCAATCATCCTCATGGGCTCAGGTTATGGCCGCCTGCTAGGAATAGCCATGGGATCTTACACAAATATTGACCAGGGGCTCTTTGCTGTACTTGGTGCAGCCTCGCTCATGGCTGGCTCAATGAGGATGACGGTTTCACTTTGTGTAATATTCCTTGAACTCACCAACAACCTTCTCTTACTACCCATAACAATGATTGTGCTCCTAATTGCCAAAACTGCTGGAGACAGTTTCAATCCCAGCATCTATGAGATTATACTGCACTTAAAAGGCTTGCCTTTCTTGGACGCACATCCAGAACCATGGATGAGAAATCTCACTGTTGGTGAGCTTGCTGATGCAAAGCCACAGGTAGTCACCCTCCATGGAGTGGAAAAGGTGGCCCGTATAGTGGATGTCCTGAGAAATACTAAACACAATGGTTTCCCTGTTGCAGACGATGGGGCGGTGCCACCAGTGGGACTAGCCACTGGGGCAACTGAACTACATGGAATAATCCTAAGAGCTCACCTTCTTCAAGCTCTGAAGAAGAAATGGTTCTTAacagagaaaagaagaacagaGGAGTGGGAAGTGAGAGAGAAATTTACTTGGGTTGATCTGGCtgggagagaaggaaaaattgagGAGGTGGCAGTGACAAGGGATGAAATGGAGATGTATATTGATCTGCATCCTCTCACCAATACAACACCTTACACTGTGTTGGAGAGCATGTCAGTGGCAAAGGCCATGGTGCTTTTCAGGCAGGTGGGACTCCGCCATTTGCTTATTGTACCCAAGTATCAAGCAGCTGGG GTGCCTCCAGCGGTTGGGATTTTGACCCGGCAGGACTTAAGACCCTATAACATTCTGACAGCCTTTCCTCATTTGGCAGCGAGTTCGAAGAGCAGAGAAAAGGAGAACTGA
- the LOC133860012 gene encoding mavicyanin — protein sequence MATMENTMFLVFVFVALITKEALAAQHAVGGSQGWDESTDFDTWAKGQTFKVGDQLVFKYASGLHSVVEVASESAYKNCDLGSALNSMNGGSNVVKLNKAGTRYFACGTLGHCNQGMKVKIKTVTGNAPSSPAPSSTSDAPGPSQSSASFVMAVAVLLATFMLYVF from the exons ATGGCGACCATGGAGAACACAATGTTCTtggtatttgtttttgttgctttgaTCACCAAGGAAGCCTTAGCAGCCCAACATGCTGTTGGGGGAAGCCAAGGTTGGGATGAATCCACAGACTTCGACACATGGGCAAAAGGCCAAACATTCAAAGTTGGCGATCAACTTG TTTTCAAGTACGCCTCAGGGCTGCACAGTGTTGTTGAAGTTGCTAGTGAGAGTGCGTACAAGAACTGTGACCTTGGTAGTGCACTAAACTCCATGAATGGTGGCAGCAATGTAGTCAAATTGAACAAGGCTGGCACACGCTACTTTGCTTGTGGCACATTAGGCCACTGCAACCAAGGCATGAAAGTAAAGATTAAGACAGTCACTGGGAATGCACCCTCTTCTCCAGCTCCATCTTCAACTTCTGATGCTCCCGGCCCTTCCCAATCTTCTGCTTCATTTGTTATGGCTGTTGCAGTACTGTTAGCCACATTTATGCTTTATGTGTTCTAA